ATTCAATCTATTGGCGACAACGTTGTATATGTTCAAAAATGGCCTTGGGCAATGGGTGGTGATTATCCTTGGTGGAAATATCTTAATAGACCCCAACCAAACTTAAAGGATTTGGAAGAAATTAGAAGGAGGAGTAATTTGGCGAGTTATTCGGTTTTCTGTATTTTTTCACGTAAGCCCATTAAGTACATGAAAAATGAGGCCTCCGAGGGAATGATACAAGGCGTTAGTGATGATTACGATAGAATTAAGGTTTTTGATATTGAAAAGGGACGATATTTCTCATCCTTTGAGATAAATTCTGGTAGAAACGTTGCAATCATTGGATGGGAGTTGGCAAACGACCTGTTTCAAGGAGCAGATCCAATTGGCAAGGAAATTAAAATTTCGGGTCATAAAGCAATGGTAGTTGGGGTATTCAAAAAAGAGGGAAAATCTGCTATTGGAGAAACAGGTCATGATAATATTGCTATTATTCCTGTTCAATTTGCAAATACATTTGTTGATATCGATAGGGCTGGTCCTTATATTATGGTTAAGGCTAAACAGGGTTTTAGTGTTGATGATTTAAAGGATGAGCTGCTAGGTATACTACGTTCATTTCATAGAATAAAACCTGTTGACGAGGAAAATTTTGCATTAAATCAGGTAGATCTTATTAAGCAGGGAATCGATAATATTTTCAGGATGATAAACTTTGCTGGGGGTTTCATTGCTGTGTTTTCGATTATTGTTGGGGGATTTGGTATCGCAAATATTATGTTTGTTTCAGTGAAAGAACGAACAAGCATTATTGGAATCCAAAAGGCTCTTGGAGCAAAAAGATACTTCATACTAATACAATTTCTTTACGAATCAGTACTTCTTGCAGTTGCTGGGGGAGTAATTGGTTTACTGCTAATTTTTATAGGTACAATCATAGTAAATGCTACTACTGACTTTTCAATCACCCTTACTGTGGGTAATATAATAAGAGGCATAGTAATTTCAGGCGGAATTGGCATTATATCTGGATTCGTTCCGGCTTGGATTGCTTCAAGACTTAGCCCTGTTGAAGCGATAAATACTAAAGGGTAAGATTGTGTTGCTGTACTTCTGCGATGCTGTTTTGCGGTGATGCTGTGGGGCTGTGATACAGTGTTACAGTTTACGCCGATCTACTATCTCCCGTCTTCGGACTTCCATCATCCAACTTCTAATTCCAGCCTTCCAGCCAATCCCTTTTCAACCTCATTTGTAAGCTCTACAAATTCTTCCACGCTTAACCTTTCTGGGCGTTGATTGGTAAACTTTGGGCTTAGCTCAATATTAGGAAAAACTGCTCGAATGGAGTTTCGCAGCGTTTTTCGTCTCTGGTTAAATCCGGCTTTTACTACTTTAATGAATAGTGCTTCGTTGCAGTCAAGTTTTTGGGTGCTGTTCCTCACAAGCCTTATTACTGCGGATTTTACTTTTGGTGGAGGGGTGAAAACCCCTTCGTTTACGGTGAATAGGTATTTAATATCGTAGTATGCCTGAAGTAGAACGCTAAGAATTCCATACGTTTTAGTCCCGGGTTTTTCGCTTATGCGTTGTGCAACCTCCTTTTGAATCATACATACAACCTCATTTACCATTTCTCGATTCTCCAGTATCTTAAAGAATATCTGAGAAGAGATATTGTATGGCAAGTTCCCTATTATTGCAAGGTTTCCGTTGAATTTATCGGGGAGATTAATCTCATTAAAATCACCATGAATCAGGTTTGGGGTAAGCGCAGGGATTGTGAGATTAAGGTATTCAACCGATTCATCATCAACCTCGGAGGCAAAAAACCTTTCGTTGAATTTGGCAATAAGTTCAACGGTTAGTACGCCCATGCCAGGGCCAATCTCAAGAACGAAATCGGATTTTTCGGCCGTTAAACTTTCAACAATTTTTGATGCAACCCTTTTATCGTTAAGGAAATGCTGACCAAGTTTCTTTTTGGGACGTACTGCTGGCATTTTGTTTTGTTTGATGCAAAGGTGGGATTTTTCTGGATTGGATGCAATTAAACTGAGGCTGTCTAAAAAGTTGAAATAAGTTCACGCAAAGCCACAAAGAAAAAACGCTAAGATCGCAAAGTGTTGAAATAACGAATAATACACTTTGCGAACTTAGCGAAAACTTGGCGTTCTTTTCGTGAACTCTTCTTTTCAGACAGCCTCTACTTACACCTCTTGCTGCAGAGCAGCCAAATATTTGTAGAAAGAGAGGTTGAAAAATCATTCTAGGTGCAGAGCACCGAAATATTAATACCCCAATTCATGTTCAAAGAAGATATTACGGTGCTCTGCACCTAGAATTCTGTGGTGGTGATTAGTTCTACAAATATTGAGGTGCTCTGCACCTATTTGATGCTACCAATGGGAGTTTTTCGGTTGCCAGAAACTCAGGCAAGTAAAAAACAGCTGTTGAAACCTTGCCCTAAGTTTTAGAAGCAAAAAAACGGTTGTTTTTCGGTTGCCAGAAACTCAAGCAAGCAAAAAACAGCTGTTGAAGCCATGCCTTGAGTTTTGGGAGCATTTAAAACTTTAAGAACTCCAAATGCCTCATCATCCCAAATGAAATAACTAACTATTGGCTGTAGTTAATTACTCTATTGTAATCTTAAATGTAGAATTCCTTACAACTGAAAATCCTTCTGTATTTGAAGGGAATGAAGTTATTGGACCAAAATTAATATTATCTTCCATTTTCCATGTTTTACCCCCGTCATAAGTGAAGTATATAGCATTCGTCCAAGTACCCCAATCACCACCAGTATAATGACCTTTCCCAATGGCGATTCCATTATTTTCATCTGCAAAATGTATATAGTACATTTCAATGGGTGAGTTTTTTAATACTACCCAAGACATACCACCATCTACCGTTTTCACAATTTCTTTCTGACCACAAGCATATCCTGTTTTTTTATTAATAAAACAAAAGTCATAAATATTACCATCCGAATTATTATTTGTTTTTGTCCATGAATTACCTTGATTAATAGTTTTAAATATATTTCCGAACAACCCTGCAGCAAATCCAATTTGAGAATCAATAAATAATATTTTGTTCATTAATCCTTTATATTCAAATTCGAATTGTTCCCAAGTTTCACCACCATCTATTGTTTTAATCTGAAGTCCCAATCCAATAGCAAAACCAATATTTTCGTCGATAAAAAAGACGGAGTAAAGTTTCGACCATTCGTATGGAATAGTTTTCTTTATCCAAGTATTTCCAGAATTAGACGTTTTATATACAATACTTCCTGGCACGATACAACCATTTCCCCCACATTGTGACTCACCACCTACCGCAAATCCAATACTATTATTAACAAAATAGATTGAATTAATTGGTAAATCAGTAAGACTGTCGATTGACCAATTGGCACCACTATCTATGGTTTTAAAAATTTTCCCTGAATTGGCAGCAAAACCTGTTTCGCTGTCAATAAAATAAACGCAATTAATAATTTCATTCAGGTTCGAGGTAATTTGCTCGTATCTATAGTCAAGTTTCTGTGAGTTATAGTCATTTTTATCACAAGAACAAAACAATGCTAGAGAAGTAACTATTCCGATTATAAATCTGTAATGTTTCATGTTTCTTAATTTAATTGCAGCCAAAGGTTGGTGGTTTTCTACCCTTCCTACTCGTAAGGATTTGCATACGTGAGTTAAAGTTACCAATATATTATCAAATTTGTATTCTGCGTTAGCATGCATTATTGTTCTGTTTGCTGTTAAATACTATTTGTTACTGTACTAGCACGGATTGCAAATCGCGTTAGCAGGGCGATTGTTTCTATTCTCAAAAAACATCAATATGGGGTAAAGTCCCAAGTTTATAATTTTTTGATTTTAACTCTCTAAGCACCTTATCTCTTGAATGTCCAAATTTATCAGATATGTAATGAAAATGAGGTTGCCCATCT
This window of the Bacteroidales bacterium genome carries:
- a CDS encoding FtsX-like permease family protein, which codes for MKKSFKPIIILIKVARESMQFAYHAISVNKLRTFLSLFGITIGIFAIISVFTILDSLEKNVRESIQSIGDNVVYVQKWPWAMGGDYPWWKYLNRPQPNLKDLEEIRRRSNLASYSVFCIFSRKPIKYMKNEASEGMIQGVSDDYDRIKVFDIEKGRYFSSFEINSGRNVAIIGWELANDLFQGADPIGKEIKISGHKAMVVGVFKKEGKSAIGETGHDNIAIIPVQFANTFVDIDRAGPYIMVKAKQGFSVDDLKDELLGILRSFHRIKPVDEENFALNQVDLIKQGIDNIFRMINFAGGFIAVFSIIVGGFGIANIMFVSVKERTSIIGIQKALGAKRYFILIQFLYESVLLAVAGGVIGLLLIFIGTIIVNATTDFSITLTVGNIIRGIVISGGIGIISGFVPAWIASRLSPVEAINTKG
- the rsmA gene encoding 16S rRNA (adenine(1518)-N(6)/adenine(1519)-N(6))-dimethyltransferase RsmA, which translates into the protein MPAVRPKKKLGQHFLNDKRVASKIVESLTAEKSDFVLEIGPGMGVLTVELIAKFNERFFASEVDDESVEYLNLTIPALTPNLIHGDFNEINLPDKFNGNLAIIGNLPYNISSQIFFKILENREMVNEVVCMIQKEVAQRISEKPGTKTYGILSVLLQAYYDIKYLFTVNEGVFTPPPKVKSAVIRLVRNSTQKLDCNEALFIKVVKAGFNQRRKTLRNSIRAVFPNIELSPKFTNQRPERLSVEEFVELTNEVEKGLAGRLELEVG